In Nymphaea colorata isolate Beijing-Zhang1983 chromosome 10, ASM883128v2, whole genome shotgun sequence, the genomic stretch CTCGTCATTTGCCACAGTCATGTTGATGCACTTAAAGAAGTCCTCTCTCAAACCACTACTAGCACGTCCAACATCTCCCAATTTATCAGGAAACTTTCTTAGGATATGCCTCTTACAAAGACGGTGATGAGTCCTTGGAAATACAAATGCCATGGCTGCTGCTATTGCAGGACTTTCATCAGTTACTAGTGAATCTGGGTATCGTCCAGACATAGCTTTAAGCCAGGTATTAAACAACCAAACAAGTGAAGCTTCACTTTCATCTAAAAGAAGCCCACAGCCAAACAAAACAGCATGTTTATGATGGTCGACACCTGTAAACAGTGTGAATGGCATGCCATACACATTTGTCCTGTAAGTAACATCAAATGTTACCATATCACCAAAGCAACTATATGCCATCTTGGATCGCGCATCGGCCCAAAAGACATTTGTAATATGATCCTGTTCATCAGCCTGAATTGCATAAAAGAACGCAGGATTCATTGCCTGCTGATGTTTGAAATAGTCTAGTACGTTCTGAGCATCTCTTTCAAGAGTCCTCCTCTTATAAGCAGCTGGAATAGAATTTGTTGAATTTATTGAATTGAAGCCAATAATGTTTGATCCTCCAGATTTTTCTCCCACATGAGATATGCTCTGACAAATCCCTGCTTTGCCATAATTGTTGCTAATATTGTCTGCAACATAAGCCATCTGAAAATGTGGCCGAGGTAGAGAAACTTTGCCTGGTGGTACCAACTCATGATTATGATCCTTCTCAAATCTTGTTACAACCCATTTACCAGAATCCTCCTTTTTTAATCTGATCATGGCTTTGCAACCTTCCCATGCGATAGGACGCTTCCTTGAATGGAAGCCTCCTTCCGAACACACAAATTGTTGACCAATAGTTTGTGAATCACGTCTTGACCGTCGAACAATATCCACACGCATGCTGAATCCCACACATTTAGCATATTCATTGTAAAATATCCTTGCAGCCTCCTCGCTTTCAAACCCCATACCTACATATGGTTCCATGGGATTGACACCTTTATGCACAAACTCATTTCCACTAGGAACACTTGCTTTAGTAGCCACATAAGAA encodes the following:
- the LOC116263385 gene encoding protein FAR1-RELATED SEQUENCE 5-like codes for the protein MDSRKEAMGSYVATKASVPSGNEFVHKGVNPMEPYVGMGFESEEAARIFYNEYAKCVGFSMRVDIVRRSRRDSQTIGQQFVCSEGGFHSRKRPIAWEGCKAMIRLKKEDSGKWVVTRFEKDHNHELVPPGKVSLPRPHFQMAYVADNISNNYGKAGICQSISHVGEKSGGSNIIGFNSINSTNSIPAAYKRRTLERDAQNVLDYFKHQQAMNPAFFYAIQADEQDHITNVFWADARSKMAYSCFGDMVTFDVTYRTNVYGMPFTLFTGVDHHKHAVLFGCGLLLDESEASLVWLFNTWLKAMSGRYPDSLVTDESPAIAAAMAFVFPRTHHRLCKRHILRKFPDKLGDVGRASSGLREDFFKCINMTVANDEFDSQWRSFIDKYELQDNQWLQSLYKNRDKWIQVYFQDVLLDNMPKTQISETISMFFDVDDHTTLMSFINQCENAVDSWYEKELVQYYKTGDMKPYLKMGFPMENQVAEIYTKTIFLEFQEQLVQSLRHIAEMSKEDGPISTFKVVEFGTTKGEHTVTFNALEVCAICSCQMFEYAGILCRHILRVFIVKNVMLLPPHYIIKRWTRNAMNGDLLYDPGSAIQIGSLEARTSRYDDLCREAINFAAEGAWNLDICKAAKSALQKAFEEMHAAKEKVGIVVQHTSPVVGSIQDASICERD